One window from the genome of Deltaproteobacteria bacterium encodes:
- a CDS encoding ferredoxin, which translates to MSIVLNKEECIGCESCVEICPEVFALDDSGEKAMVLDPDSTAECVDEAIDTCPVEAISKE; encoded by the coding sequence ATGAGCATCGTCTTGAACAAGGAAGAGTGCATAGGCTGCGAGAGCTGCGTGGAAATCTGCCCCGAGGTCTTCGCCTTGGACGACTCCGGAGAAAAGGCCATGGTCCTGGATCCGGACTCCACGGCCGAATGCGTGGACGAGGCCATCGACACCTGCCCGGTGGAGGCCATCTCCAAGGAGTGA